The Lacipirellula parvula genome window below encodes:
- a CDS encoding HEAT repeat domain-containing protein — MRRQFIALGLVACSLPAPALRADRFELKDGGEISGEALERNEAGNYLIRTSDGAEISLTRQSIQRIVQQDADSAEYQKRSRAIQDTPAAHRELAEWCRTKKMLADADHHLARAAELDPNDEASRRSLGFQRVGNRWLTADQLMTERGMVFFDGKYRTKQDVAVRERNKGQDSVNVDWFLTLRKWRGFMDNRREDRVREGEAQIMAISDPQAAPAIIRVMKDEPEDAVFEMLLRVLSQLDHPAALQQLVAYTLDPDTEPEIRAQCRDYLSRWPRPVPIVPYVDALKSKDNKVVNLAGVALGHLNDPAALSPLIDALVTTHKVVEGSAEAPGGAQKFSVGPGGGLSMGGDAPKVYNVDFNNERVLQALLKLSGNQKFEYDKPAWRAWYVDMQMRQHVNARRDQ, encoded by the coding sequence ATGCGTCGCCAATTCATTGCCCTCGGGCTTGTCGCCTGCTCGCTGCCCGCGCCCGCACTGCGCGCCGATCGCTTTGAACTCAAAGACGGCGGCGAAATCTCCGGCGAGGCGCTCGAGCGGAACGAAGCAGGCAACTATCTCATTCGCACCAGCGACGGCGCCGAAATTTCGCTCACGCGACAATCGATTCAGCGGATTGTGCAGCAAGACGCCGACTCTGCTGAGTACCAGAAGCGGAGCCGCGCAATCCAAGACACGCCCGCAGCGCACCGCGAGTTGGCCGAATGGTGCCGCACGAAGAAGATGCTCGCCGACGCCGATCATCACCTCGCCCGCGCGGCGGAACTCGACCCGAACGACGAAGCGTCGCGGCGCAGCCTTGGTTTCCAGCGCGTCGGCAATCGCTGGCTCACAGCCGACCAGTTGATGACCGAGCGGGGGATGGTCTTCTTCGACGGCAAATATCGCACGAAGCAAGACGTCGCCGTGCGAGAACGCAACAAGGGTCAAGACTCGGTCAACGTCGACTGGTTCTTGACGCTGCGTAAATGGCGGGGCTTCATGGACAATCGCCGTGAAGATCGCGTTCGCGAAGGCGAAGCGCAGATCATGGCGATCAGCGACCCGCAAGCGGCGCCGGCGATCATCCGCGTGATGAAAGACGAGCCAGAAGATGCTGTGTTCGAGATGCTGCTGCGGGTGTTGTCACAACTCGACCATCCTGCCGCGCTGCAACAGCTCGTCGCGTATACGCTCGATCCCGATACTGAACCGGAAATTCGCGCGCAATGCCGCGATTACCTCTCACGCTGGCCGCGACCGGTGCCGATCGTACCGTACGTCGATGCGCTCAAGAGCAAGGACAACAAGGTGGTCAACTTGGCCGGCGTCGCGCTTGGCCACCTCAACGACCCAGCGGCGCTTAGCCCGCTGATAGATGCACTTGTGACGACGCATAAAGTGGTCGAGGGGAGCGCCGAGGCGCCGGGCGGAGCGCAAAAGTTCAGCGTCGGCCCCGGCGGCGGGCTGAGCATGGGAGGCGACGCGCCGAAGGTTTACAACGTCGACTTCAACAACGAGCGCGTCCTGCAGGCGCTGCTCAAGCTCTCGGGCAACCAAAAGTTCGAATACGACAAACCCGCCTGGCGAGCCTGGTACGTCGACATGCAAATGCGGCAGCACGTGAACGCTCGCCGCGATCAGTAA
- a CDS encoding endonuclease/exonuclease/phosphatase family protein — protein sequence MQKLLSFATLIAMGGGIWMAIGGGALDQLGADPNAQSAQPTASTPAANAWNTTPQTAQTPQATIANMPVTIGGAAPQGQDGLTIKIASFNIRDFGDKKMSERRVVALLADVVRKFDVVAIQEISTQNTRHMQDFVSYVNQAGAQYDYVVSERLGNSDQKEQYAYVFNTKTIVIDRSSVYTVGDPNNLLSREPHVASFRTNVDPNVAFTFILVNVHTVPKDPALSQELDVLAEVYRVVRRSSNGEDDVIMLGDFNASDRKMSQTRLGMIPGLMCLLGGNVFTNVRQNALYDNLVIHTASTSEYAGRSGVYNFAGQPLNLSQDEAETVSDHFPVWAEFNAYELDYNGRMANRGGATVR from the coding sequence GTGCAAAAACTATTATCATTCGCCACGCTCATCGCCATGGGCGGCGGTATTTGGATGGCCATCGGCGGCGGCGCCCTCGATCAACTGGGGGCTGATCCGAACGCGCAGTCTGCTCAACCGACGGCCAGCACTCCAGCGGCGAACGCGTGGAACACGACGCCGCAAACCGCGCAGACGCCGCAGGCGACGATCGCCAACATGCCGGTCACAATCGGCGGCGCCGCGCCGCAGGGGCAGGATGGGCTAACGATCAAGATCGCATCGTTCAATATTCGTGACTTCGGCGATAAGAAGATGAGCGAACGGCGCGTCGTCGCCCTGCTCGCCGACGTCGTCCGCAAGTTCGACGTCGTCGCGATCCAAGAGATCAGCACGCAGAACACGCGGCACATGCAGGACTTCGTCAGCTACGTCAATCAAGCAGGGGCCCAGTACGACTATGTCGTCAGCGAGCGGCTCGGCAACAGCGATCAGAAAGAACAGTACGCCTACGTCTTTAACACGAAGACGATCGTCATCGACCGCTCAAGCGTCTACACCGTCGGCGACCCGAACAACCTGCTGAGTCGTGAGCCGCATGTGGCGAGCTTCCGGACGAACGTCGATCCAAACGTGGCGTTCACGTTCATTCTGGTGAACGTCCACACCGTGCCCAAAGATCCAGCTCTGAGCCAAGAGCTCGACGTGCTGGCCGAGGTCTATCGCGTTGTCCGCCGCAGTAGCAATGGCGAAGACGACGTCATCATGCTGGGCGACTTCAACGCGAGCGATCGCAAAATGTCGCAAACGCGGCTCGGGATGATCCCCGGTCTGATGTGTTTATTGGGCGGCAATGTTTTTACCAACGTGCGACAGAATGCCCTCTACGACAACCTGGTGATCCACACGGCCTCGACGTCGGAGTACGCCGGCCGGTCGGGCGTCTACAACTTCGCCGGCCAACCGTTGAATCTTTCGCAAGACGAAGCAGAGACCGTGTCTGATCACTTCCCGGTATGGGCCGAGTTCAATGCGTATGAACTCGACTACAACGGCCGCATGGCCAACCGCGGCGGCGCGACGGTGCGGTAG
- a CDS encoding MogA/MoaB family molybdenum cofactor biosynthesis protein, whose translation MSRYDSPSAEEHRAAGAAPIACGVITVSDTRTAADDRSGDLIAELLTAAGHAVAGRRIVPDEPTAVAAAVREFVDCGQVAAILLTGGTGIAPRDQTPEAVAGLLTKELPGFGELFRMLSYQEIGPAAMLSRACGGMIGNVAVFLMPGSTAAVRLAMERLIVPELGHLAKLASHP comes from the coding sequence ATGAGCCGCTACGACAGCCCTTCCGCCGAGGAACACCGCGCCGCCGGGGCCGCTCCGATCGCCTGCGGCGTCATCACGGTAAGCGATACCCGCACCGCGGCCGACGACCGGAGCGGTGATCTCATTGCCGAACTGTTGACGGCGGCGGGGCATGCAGTCGCTGGGCGGCGAATCGTCCCCGACGAGCCCACGGCAGTTGCCGCGGCGGTCCGCGAGTTCGTCGACTGCGGCCAAGTGGCGGCGATCTTGCTTACCGGCGGCACCGGCATTGCCCCGCGCGATCAAACCCCCGAAGCAGTGGCTGGGCTACTCACGAAAGAGCTGCCTGGCTTCGGCGAACTCTTCCGCATGCTCAGCTACCAGGAGATCGGCCCCGCGGCGATGCTCAGCCGCGCGTGCGGCGGGATGATCGGCAACGTGGCGGTCTTCTTGATGCCAGGCTCGACCGCGGCGGTGCGGCTAGCGATGGAGCGGCTCATCGTGCCGGAGCTAGGCCATCTTGCAAAGCTAGCATCGCACCCCTAG